A window from Canis lupus familiaris isolate Mischka breed German Shepherd chromosome 18, alternate assembly UU_Cfam_GSD_1.0, whole genome shotgun sequence encodes these proteins:
- the OR5T1B gene encoding olfactory receptor 5T1: MLGFPSDLNLYRTQMKNVTEATMFILMGFTDDFEVQVFLFLLFLAIYLFTLIGNLGLVILVMGESRLHNPMYYFLSVLSFLDACYSSVVTPKMLVNFLAEDKSISYLGCAAQMLLFVTFGTTECFLLAAMAYDRYVAIYNPLLYSVSMSPRVYVPLIVASYVGGILHASVHTVATFSLSFCASNEIRHVFCDIPPLLAISCSDTHTNQLLLFYFVGSIEIVTILIVLISYGFILLAILNIHSAEGRRKVFSTCGSHLTGVSIYHGTILFMYVRPSSSYALDHDMIVSIFYTIVIPMLNPIIYSLRNKDVKAAMKKLFGKNWCINKVHFSHSPLN, encoded by the coding sequence atgcTAGGGTTTCCATCAGATTTAAATTTATATAGGACTCAGATGAAAAATGTAACTGAGGCCACCATGTTTATATTGATGGGCTTCACAGATGATTTTGAGGTGCAGGTCTTcctatttttactatttctagCAATCTATCTTTTTACTCTGATAGGAAACTTGGGACTGGTTATATTGGTGATGGGGGAATCTCGGCTCCACAACCCCATGTATTATTTTCTGAGCGTTTTATCATTCCTGGATGCCTGCTATTCTTCAGTTGTCACCCCAAAAATGTTGGTCAATTTCCTAGCAGAGGATAAATCCATTTCCTATCTCGGATGTGCAGCACAGATGCTTCTCTTCGTTACTTTTGGAACCACAGAATGCTTTCTCTTGGCTGCCATGGCTTATGACCGCTATGTAGCAATCTACAACCCTCTCCTGTATTCCGTGAGCATGTCACCCAGAGTCTATGTGCCACTCATCGTTGCTTCCTATGTTGGTGGCATTTTGCATGCTTCTGTACACACAGTGGCCACGTTCAGCCTATCCTTCTGTGCTTCCAATGAAATTAGACATGTCTTTTGTGACATCCCTCCACTACTTGCCATTTCGTGTTCTGACACCCACACAAACCAGCTGCTGCTCTTCTACTTCGTGGGCTCTATTGAGATAGTCACTATCCTCATTGTTCTGATCTCCTATGGTTTCATTCTCTTGGCCATTCTGAACATCCATTCTGCCGAGGGGAGGCGTAAAGTCTTTTCTACATGTGGTTCTCACCTAACTGGAGTGTCAATTTATCATGGAACCATCCTTTTCATGTATGTGAGACCAAGTTCCAGCTATGCCCTGGACCATGACATGATAGTGTCAATATTTTACACGATTGTGATTCCTATGCTGAATCCCATCATCTACAGTTTAAGGAACAAAGATGTAAAAGCAGCAATGAAGAAATTGTTTGGTAAAAATTGGTGTATCAATAAAGTACACTTTTCACATTCAccattaaattaa